The following are encoded together in the Brassica napus cultivar Da-Ae chromosome A9, Da-Ae, whole genome shotgun sequence genome:
- the LOC106368181 gene encoding RNA cytidine acetyltransferase 2 isoform X2 codes for MRKKVDERIRTLIENGVKLRHRSMFVIIGDKSRDQIVNLHHMLSKAVIKSNPSVLWCYKDKLDISSHKKKRTKQLKRLRERGQLDPEKLDAFSRLLDVGRVTHCLYKDSERILGNTFGMCILQDFEALTPNLLARTIETVEGGGMIVLILRSLTSLTSLCTMVMDVHDRFRTESHSEAAGRFNERFLLSIASCKACVVMDDELNILPLSSHIRSITPVPTEMDSEGLSEAERELKILKDELSDDFPVGPLIKKCCTLDQGKAVVTFFDAILDKALRSIVALIASRGRGKSAALGLAVAGAVAAGYSNIYITAPSPDNLKTFFEFVCKGFDALEYKEHLDYDVVKSANPDFKKAIVRINIIKQHRQTIQYIQPHEHEKLSQVELLVIDEAAAIPLPVVKSLLGPYLVFLSSTVSGYEGTGRSLSLKLLQQLDEQSRAPSTGLDGSLSGCLFKKIELNESIRYASGDPIESWLNGLLCLDVATSLPNPSCHPPPSECDLYYVNRDTLFSYHKDSELFLQRMMALCVSSHYKNSPNDLQLLADAPAHHLFVLLGPVDESQSKLPDILCVIQVCLEGQISQSSALKSLRDGHSPYGDQIPWKFCEQFRDIEFPHLSGARIVRIAVHPNAMKMGYGSAAVELLTRYFEGQISPILEADNEADVEHSPIRVTEAAEKVSMLEEQVKPRTNLPPLLVPLNERRPERLHYIGVSFGLTLDLFRFWRKQNFAPFYVSQIPSAVTGEHTSMLLKPLKNDELEVNESEELGFFAPFYKDFRIRFSKLLSDKFKKMDYKLAMSVLNPKINFTGIDSSDGFLKTLDGVLSPFDMERLRVFTNNMTDFNLVYDICKTLAHQYFEEKIPVSLSYVQASVLLCLGLQETEFSSIERQMQLERGQIHSLLLKVLRELYKYLNGIAAKEIELTRPRLQRRVLEPHNVSVDDDLREGAKQVEEQMMEEKTEGSMDAEFQEYVIGDKEAEALKHSKIPASGIVSIESAKLENQNGSAKSTKKRSKDKHSSESKSKSSKKRKA; via the exons atgaggaAGAAGGTAGACGAACGTATCAGGACTCTAATTGAGAACGGTGTTAAACTGAGACACCGTTCCATGTTTGTCATCATCGGTGACAAGTCTCGTGACCAG ATTGTGAACCTCCACCACATGTTGTCAAAGGCAGTGATTAAGTCTAATCCCAGTGTCTTGTGGTGCTACAAGGACAAACTTGACATCAGCAG TCATAAGAAGAAGCGTACGAAGCAGCTGAAGAGGTTGAGGGAGAGAGGACAGCTGGACCCTGAGAAGCTTGACGCCTTCTCGCGTTTGCTTGATGTGGGAAGAGTTACTCATTGCTTGTACAAAGATTCTGAACGAATTCTTGGAAACACTTTCGGCATGTGCATCTTACAG GATTTTGAAGCTTTGACTCCCAATCTACTAGCAAGGACGATTGAGACTGTGGAAGGTGGTGGGATGATTGTATTGATATTACGATCACTTACATCGCTTACTAGTCTTTGCACCATGGTTATG GATGTCCATGACAGATTCAGAACCGAGTCCCATTCTGAAGCTGCCGGACGATTCAATGAACGTTTCCTGCTATCAATTGCTTCATGCAAAGCATGTGTTGTCATGGATGACGAGCTGAATATATTGCCGCTTTCCTCGCATATCAGATCTATTACTCCAGTTCCTACAGAAATG GATTCCGAGGGGCTCTCTGAGGCAGAACGGGAGCTGAAGATTTTGAAAGATGAACTAAGTGATGATTTTCCAGTTGGTCCTTTGATCAAGAAATGCTGTACACTGGATCAG ggTAAAGCTGTTGTCACTTTCTTTGATGCAATTCTGGATAAGGCTCTTCGCAGCATAGTTGCTTTGATTGCTAGTCGAGGGCGTGGAAAATCTGCTGCACTTGGTTTAGCTGTTGCCGGTGCCGTAGCTGCTGG GTACTCAAACATTTACATTACTGCACCAAGCCCTGACAACTTGAAAACATTCTTTGAGTTTGTTTGCAAAGGTTTTGATGCACTTGAATATAAG GAGCACCTTGATTATGATGTTGTGAAAAGTGCGAATCCTGATTTCAAAAAAGCTATTGTACGGATAAATATCATCAAGCAGCATAGACAAACTATCCAG taTATACAACCTCACGAGCATGAGAAGCTCTCACAAGTAGAGTTGTTGGTTATTGATGAAGCGGCAGCTATCCCTTTACCAGTTGTGAAGTCTTTGCTTGGTCCTTATTTAGTTTTCCTATCGTCAACTGTCAGCGG GTATGAAGGAACTGGTAGATCTTTATCACTGAAACTCCTCCAACAATTAGATGAGCAAAGCCGGGCTCCATCCACTGGTCTTGATGGCTCTCTTTCTG GTTGTCTTTTCAAGAAGATAGAACTTAATGAGTCTATTAGATACGCTTCCGGAGATCCAATAGAATCCTGGCTAAATGGCTTACTTTGCCTTGACGTTGCTACTAGTCTGCCCAATCCTTCATG CCATCCTCCGCCAAGTGAATGTGATCTCTATTATGTCAACCGAGACACGCTCTTTTCTTATCACAAAGATAGTGAACTGTTTCTACAG AGGATGATGGCGCTATGTGTCTCGTCCCACTACAAGAACTCTCCTAATGATCTTCAACTGCTGGCTGATGCTCCTGCAcatcatttatttgttttacttG GGCCTGTTGATGAGTCCCAAAGCAAACTTCCTGATATACTCTGTGTTATCCAG GTCTGTCTGGAAGGACAGATATCTCAGAGCTCAGCTCTCAAAAGTTTAAGAGATGGTCATTCACCATATGGAGACCAGATTCCATGGAAATTCTGTGAACAGTTCCGGGACATTGAATTTCCACATCTCTCTGGTGCTCGGATTGTACGCATAGCAGTCCACCCTAACGCCATGAAG ATGGGATATGGTTCTGCTGCAGTTGAGCTCTTAACCAG ATATTTTGAGGGCCAGATTTCTCCAATCTTAGAAGCAGATAATGAAGCTGATGTTGAGCATTCACCCATTAGAGTTACTGAGGCTGCTGAGAAG GTCTCCATGCTCGAGGAGCAAGTAAAGCCTCGCACAAATCTTCCACCTCTACTGGTTCCACTCAATGAAAGACGACCTGAGAGGCTCCACTACATTGGTGTCTCCTTTGGTCTTACTTTGGACCTATTCCGGTTCTGGAGAAAGCAAAATTTTGCTCCTTTCTACGTTAGCCAGATCCCA AGTGCTGTGACTGGTGAGCACACAAGCATGCTTTTAAAACCTTTAAAGAATGACGAGCTAGAAGTCAACGAGTCCGAGGAGTTGGGTTTCTTTGCTCCCTTCTATAAAG ATTTCCGGATAAGGTTCTCTAAGCTTTTGAGTGATAAATTCAAGAAGATGGATTATAAACTTGCAATGAG TGTCTTAAACCCCAAGATCAACTTCACAGGGATTGATTCATCAGACGGATTTTTGAAGACACTTGACGGTGTACTTTCTCCATTTGATATGGAGAGGCTCAGAGTATTCACCAACAATATGACCGACTTCAATCTG GTTTATGACATCTGCAAAACATTGGCACATCAGTATTTTGAAGAGAAGATCCCTGTATCACTGTCATATGTTCAGGCATCAGTATTGCTGTGCTTGGGATTGCAGGAGACAGAGTTCTCTAGCATTGAG AGACAAATGCAGTTGGAGAGGGGACAGATACACTCTCTTCTCTTGAAAGTCTTAAGGGAGTTATACAAGTATCTGAACGGGATTGCAGCAAAGGAGATTGAATTAACCCGCCCTCGTTTGCAAAGG AGAGTGCTTGAACCTCACAATGTATCGGTTGATGATGATCTCAGAGAAGGAGCAAAACAAGTCGAG GAACAAATGATGGAAGAGAAGACTGAAGGATCGATGGATGCAGAGTTTCAAGAATATGTAATTGGAGACAAAGAAGCTGAGGCTCTGAAACATTCAAAGATCCCTGCAAGTGGTATTGTCAGTATTGAGTCTGCCAAATTGGAGAATCAAAATGGTTCTGCTAAATCCACCAAAAAGAGAAGCAAGGATAAGCATTCCTCTGAGTCTAAATCCAAATCTTCCAAGAAGAGAAAAGCCTGA
- the LOC125578473 gene encoding uncharacterized protein LOC125578473 translates to MQLKSSSYSSSSSSPSMKLKTLIQNLLAHPLYRFLRAVSKAKSIFLEMSKHNNKKRKLTMFFPRKASKNQRKIFFGSFRLHYNWCSSDVVPVPQPFPFSVSDINGEEDDESQLSGYLEWLEHKKVEDLEEVRDDAGANDDDDIDHLADMFIANCHEKFLLEKVESYRRFQEMLERGL, encoded by the coding sequence ATGCAGCTCAAATCATCATcatattcatcatcttcttcatcaccatCCATGAAACTCAAAACCTTAATCCAAAATCTCCTTGCACACCCTCTCTACCGTTTCCTTAGAGCTGTCTCTAAAGCTAAATCAATCTTTCTAGAGATGTCTaaacacaacaacaagaaaCGAAAGCTCACCATGTTTTTTCCAAGAAAGGCTTCAAAGAATCAACGCAAGATCTTCTTCGGGTCGTTCAGATTGCACTACAACTGGTGTTCCTCTGATGTTGTTCCTGTGCCTCAGCCTTTCCCTTTTTCTGTCTCTGACATCAatggtgaagaagatgatgaatctcAGCTCTCTGGCTACCTCGAGTGGCTGGAGCACAAGAAGGTCGAGGATTTGGAAGAGGTAAGAGATGATGCAGGAgccaatgatgatgatgatattgaTCATTTGGCCGATATGTTCATCGCTAATTGCCACGAGAAGTTCTTGCTCGAGAAAGTCGAATCTTACAGAAGGTTTCAAGAAATGTTAGAAAGGGGTTTGTGA
- the LOC106368182 gene encoding TBCC domain-containing protein 1-like codes for MIEEDQDLIDQSPPPPDPNPNPNPTIHPRRVSFEHGLLPIQKLVFADPIQTLAPVKQKLADAASNNRVGSGVIAEALQISGDHARLVLETLGSVLHSEGDPLVGAKPEEVESVGADLRDLVLFLYIQSYKKLLPRTHKDSAAVADVWPSTSAFDGYLSALSPIQLVRSNSRRFMPSQADDEAHQLSYLQKHLANIISLLAEPVEGEGEESLVLSMEAFEHLGFLVQFGDKGSDISPLSQATPFFANSDPDMPAVPVPASQVHDWLLQNIASALESITERISGKENGPSNASDQDDAMSDACEAPNKVAPSDRGPCLIEGVSKTSLVKQASDLRGRSVKVVNCHDSVIYLLAPLRYATVHGCSDTTIVLGAVGKALRVEHCERVHVIAAAKRVCIANCRECVFFLGVNQRPLIVGDNHKLQVAPYNTYYSHLEEHMSEVGVEATINKWDKPLALGAVDPHDSLSHPAGVADAQAESAACVDPDQFINFLIPNWFNGEEIGSTKDNPFPLPDPYMAAQQRNLKNLEETRQSLRETPLEENRKKELSSALHVYFKDWLYASGNIRQLYCLQGD; via the exons ATGATCGAAGAAGACCAAGACCTCATCGACCAATCCCCACCTCCTCCAGACccaaacccgaacccgaatcCAACAATCCACCCTCGACGTGTCTCCTTCGAGCACGGGCTCCTCCCGATCCAGAAGCTCGTTTTCGCCGACCCGATCCAAACCCTAGCTCCCGTGAAGCAGAAGCTAGCCGACGCCGCGTCGAACAACCGCGTCGGATCGGGCGTAATCGCCGAAGCTCTCCAGATCTCCGGCGACCACGCGCGCCTCGTCCTCGAGACTCTCGGCTCGGTGCTTCACTCCGAGGGTGATCCTCTGGTTGGGGCGAAACCGGAGGAGGTTGAGTCCGTGGGAGCTGACTTGAGGGATCTAGTGTTGTTTCTGTATATTCAGTCGTATAAGAAGTTGCTGCCAAGGACGCATAAGGACTCTGCGGCGGTGGCTGATGTGTGGCCTTCGACTTCGGCTTTTGATGGCTACTTGTCTGCCTTGTCTCCAATTCAG CTTGTTCGCAGCAACAGCCGTAGGTTTATGCCGTCGCAAGCAGATGATGAAGCTCATCAGTTGTCATATCTACAAAAACATTTAGCAAATATCATTTCTCTCCTTGCAGAGCCTgtagaaggagaaggagaagaatcaTTG GTTCTCTCTATGGAGGCCTTTGAGCACCTGGGTTTTCTTGTTCAGTTTGGCGACAAGGGATCTGATATATCTCCACTGAGCCAAGCTACTCCTTTTTTCGCAAATTCTGATCCGGATATGCCTGCTGTTCCAGTCCCTGCTTCGCAAGTGCATGACTGGCTTCTGCAAAACATAGCTTCTGCCTTAGAAAGCATTACTGAGAGAATTTCTGGAAAAGAGAACGGGCCTTCTAATGCCTCTGATCAAGATGATGCTATGTCAGATGCTTGTGAAGCTCCGAACAAGGTTGCACCTAGTGATAGAGGCCCGTGTTTAATAGAAGGAGTCTCCAAGACTTCACTTGTTAAGCAGGCCTCCGATCTTAGGGGTAGATCTGTGAAG GTTGTCAATTGCCATGATTCTGTTATTTATCTTTTGGCGCCATTGAGATATGCAACTGTGCATGGATGTTCTGATACAACTATAGTTCTGGGAGCTGTTGGCAAG GCATTAAGGGTTGAGCACTGTGAGAGAGTTCATGTGATTGCAGCTGCCAAACGTGTGTGCATTGCCAATTGCCGTGAATGTGTATTCTTCTTGGGAGTCAATCAGCGACCACTAATTGTTGGTGATAACCACAAACTGCAG GTCGCTCCATATAATACATATTACTCTCATTTGGAGGAGCACATGAGCGAGGTAGGGGTTGAGGCAACTATCAACAAATGGGACAAACCATTGGCACTGGGAGCAGTGGATCCACATGACTCACTGTCGCATCCTGCCGGTGTTGCTGATGCACAGGCTGAATCAGCTGCTTGTGTAGACCCTGACCAGTTCATTAACTTTTTG ATCCCAAACTGGTTTAACGGCGAGGAAATTGGTTCGACTAAAGACAATCCATTTCCATTGCCAGACCCTTATATGGCAGCTCAGCAGAGAAAc CTTAAGAATTTGGAAGAAACAAGACAATCGCTAAGAGAAACGCCTCTGGAAGAAAACCGGAAAAAGGAGCTATCAAGCGCACTCCATGTGTATTTCAAAGACTGGCTCTATG CAAGTGGAAATATAAGGCAGCTTTACTGCCTACAAGGTGACTAA
- the LOC106363555 gene encoding protein EMSY-LIKE 1, with protein MFLSSMADQNDPHSDTPTEEATRLPLKKRGYAEKTLPGLNNNDDSFFPIDNKDMDLNKLKKNAYYEVLKAFLAESSTISGPRIMFMKELKKELNIDHDTHADCHKRVKTDTLVQELRGTSSEKATEKATDAEEEKSTSVEGEALKPRLVVDERYVLKLQESFNVAPAKIQQETAQPSDTSTPAKIQKDKAEVSATTTTTPEELPFPSWGHVAPESLVNSIINIIIYGDNDHVQFQIKAYDAETEMHQLVTLGSTKEHDDPLDWIDIRYFPKEDVIWQNQHPGFTTRNCLLKPGQTILNATTTAREKTPIKVVGTSASGIPIIKIKKLDKGKAKAQ; from the exons ATGTTCCTATCTTCAATGGCGGATCAGAACGACCCACACTCCGATACTCCCACCG AAGAAGCAACTCGTCTCCCTCTCAAGAAGAGAGGCTACGCAGAGAAAACACTTCCTGGTTTAAACAACAACGACGACTCCTTCTTCCCCATAGACAACAAGGACATGGATCTCAATAAACTCAAGAAAAACGCTTACTACGAAGTTCTCAAGGCCTTCCTCGCAGAGTCTTCTACAATATCCGGA CCAAGGATTATGTTCATGAAAGAACTCAAGAAGGAACTGAATATCGATCATGACACTCACGCCGATTGCCATAAGCGAGTCAAAACTGATACACTGGTCCAAGAACTGAG GGGAACTTCTTCTGAGAAGGCAACAGAGAAAGCCACTGACGCTGAGGAAGAGAAGAGTACTTCTGTAGAAGGAGAAGCACTAAAGCCACGTCTAGTAGTGGACGAGAGATACGTTCTCAAACTT CAAGAAAGTTTCAACGTAGCTCCAGCAAAGATCCAACAAGAAACGGCTCAACCGAGTGATACTAGTACTCCTGCAAAGATCCAAAAAGACAAGGCTGAAGTGAGCGCTACTACTACCACTACTCCTGAAGAGTTACCTTTCCCAAGCTGGGGCCATGTTGCTCCCGAGTCTCTTGTTAACAGCATCATCAATATAATAATATACGGTGACAACGACCACGTTCAATTCCAAATCAAAGCCTATGACGCAGAAACG GAAATGCACCAGCTGGTGACTTTAGGAAGCACAAAGGAACATGACGACCCGTTGGACTGGATCGATATTAGATAT TTTCCAAAGGAAGATGTTATATGGCAGAATCAACATCCCGGGTTCACAACACGCAACTGCTTACTTAAACCAGGCCAAACCATCTTGAACGCGACCACTACAGCTCGTGAGAAGACGCCAATCAAAGTG GTTGGAACATCTGCCAGTGGGATTCCTATTATCAAGATCAAGAAACTTGATAAGGGAAAAGCTAAAGCGCAGTAG
- the LOC106363556 gene encoding peptidyl-prolyl cis-trans isomerase CYP18-4-like — translation MANNPRVFLDISVSSKTVGRIVIELFADTNPLTAENFRALCTGERGIGESGMPLHYKGTIIHGIIPDHIWFGGDITHCNGLGGESIYGPQGGLRQEARPSRHSLYGNQRILVHAPHEGVPSVWTVVDYSAFISGYSAPVSLQKLLNQLRVAQLKIAHMEAAMAKETYAYQSGYVRGNALASLVMARRALGGT, via the exons ATGGCGAATAACCCTAGAGTTTTCCTCGACATTTCCGTCAGCTCCAAAACGGTCGGCCGTATCGTTATAGAGCTCTTCGCCGACACGAACCCTTTGACGGCGGAGAACTTCCGGGCCCTCTGTACCGGCGAGAGAGGCATAGGGGAGTCCGGCATGCCTCTCCACTACAAAGGAACTATCATCCACGGCATAATCCCAGATCATATTTGGTTCGGCGGAGACATCACTCACTGTAACGGACTTGGAGGCGAGTCCATCTACGGCCCACAAGGAGGACTGCGTCAGGAAGCACGACCGTCCAGGCATTCTCTCTACGGGAACCAACGGATCTTAGTTCATGCTCCACATGAAGGAGTGCCCAGCGTTTGGACGG TGGTGGATTACTCTGCCTTTATTTCGGGCTACTCTGCACCGGTGAGTTTACAGAAGTTGCTGAATCAGTTACGAGTTGCCCAGCTGAAGATCGCCCATATGGAGGCCGCAATGGCAAAGGAGACCTATGCATATCAGAGTGGATATGTTAGAGGCAATGCACTAGCGTCGCTGGTCATGGCACGTCGTGCACTCGGTGGCACATGA
- the LOC106368181 gene encoding RNA cytidine acetyltransferase 2 isoform X1, which translates to MRKKVDERIRTLIENGVKLRHRSMFVIIGDKSRDQIVNLHHMLSKAVIKSNPSVLWCYKDKLDISSHKKKRTKQLKRLRERGQLDPEKLDAFSRLLDVGRVTHCLYKDSERILGNTFGMCILQDFEALTPNLLARTIETVEGGGMIVLILRSLTSLTSLCTMVMDVHDRFRTESHSEAAGRFNERFLLSIASCKACVVMDDELNILPLSSHIRSITPVPTEMDSEGLSEAERELKILKDELSDDFPVGPLIKKCCTLDQGKAVVTFFDAILDKALRSIVALIASRGRGKSAALGLAVAGAVAAGYSNIYITAPSPDNLKTFFEFVCKGFDALEYKEHLDYDVVKSANPDFKKAIVRINIIKQHRQTIQYIQPHEHEKLSQVELLVIDEAAAIPLPVVKSLLGPYLVFLSSTVSGYEGTGRSLSLKLLQQLDEQSRAPSTGLDGSLSVTLAGCLFKKIELNESIRYASGDPIESWLNGLLCLDVATSLPNPSCHPPPSECDLYYVNRDTLFSYHKDSELFLQRMMALCVSSHYKNSPNDLQLLADAPAHHLFVLLGPVDESQSKLPDILCVIQVCLEGQISQSSALKSLRDGHSPYGDQIPWKFCEQFRDIEFPHLSGARIVRIAVHPNAMKMGYGSAAVELLTRYFEGQISPILEADNEADVEHSPIRVTEAAEKVSMLEEQVKPRTNLPPLLVPLNERRPERLHYIGVSFGLTLDLFRFWRKQNFAPFYVSQIPSAVTGEHTSMLLKPLKNDELEVNESEELGFFAPFYKDFRIRFSKLLSDKFKKMDYKLAMSVLNPKINFTGIDSSDGFLKTLDGVLSPFDMERLRVFTNNMTDFNLVYDICKTLAHQYFEEKIPVSLSYVQASVLLCLGLQETEFSSIERQMQLERGQIHSLLLKVLRELYKYLNGIAAKEIELTRPRLQRRVLEPHNVSVDDDLREGAKQVEEQMMEEKTEGSMDAEFQEYVIGDKEAEALKHSKIPASGIVSIESAKLENQNGSAKSTKKRSKDKHSSESKSKSSKKRKA; encoded by the exons atgaggaAGAAGGTAGACGAACGTATCAGGACTCTAATTGAGAACGGTGTTAAACTGAGACACCGTTCCATGTTTGTCATCATCGGTGACAAGTCTCGTGACCAG ATTGTGAACCTCCACCACATGTTGTCAAAGGCAGTGATTAAGTCTAATCCCAGTGTCTTGTGGTGCTACAAGGACAAACTTGACATCAGCAG TCATAAGAAGAAGCGTACGAAGCAGCTGAAGAGGTTGAGGGAGAGAGGACAGCTGGACCCTGAGAAGCTTGACGCCTTCTCGCGTTTGCTTGATGTGGGAAGAGTTACTCATTGCTTGTACAAAGATTCTGAACGAATTCTTGGAAACACTTTCGGCATGTGCATCTTACAG GATTTTGAAGCTTTGACTCCCAATCTACTAGCAAGGACGATTGAGACTGTGGAAGGTGGTGGGATGATTGTATTGATATTACGATCACTTACATCGCTTACTAGTCTTTGCACCATGGTTATG GATGTCCATGACAGATTCAGAACCGAGTCCCATTCTGAAGCTGCCGGACGATTCAATGAACGTTTCCTGCTATCAATTGCTTCATGCAAAGCATGTGTTGTCATGGATGACGAGCTGAATATATTGCCGCTTTCCTCGCATATCAGATCTATTACTCCAGTTCCTACAGAAATG GATTCCGAGGGGCTCTCTGAGGCAGAACGGGAGCTGAAGATTTTGAAAGATGAACTAAGTGATGATTTTCCAGTTGGTCCTTTGATCAAGAAATGCTGTACACTGGATCAG ggTAAAGCTGTTGTCACTTTCTTTGATGCAATTCTGGATAAGGCTCTTCGCAGCATAGTTGCTTTGATTGCTAGTCGAGGGCGTGGAAAATCTGCTGCACTTGGTTTAGCTGTTGCCGGTGCCGTAGCTGCTGG GTACTCAAACATTTACATTACTGCACCAAGCCCTGACAACTTGAAAACATTCTTTGAGTTTGTTTGCAAAGGTTTTGATGCACTTGAATATAAG GAGCACCTTGATTATGATGTTGTGAAAAGTGCGAATCCTGATTTCAAAAAAGCTATTGTACGGATAAATATCATCAAGCAGCATAGACAAACTATCCAG taTATACAACCTCACGAGCATGAGAAGCTCTCACAAGTAGAGTTGTTGGTTATTGATGAAGCGGCAGCTATCCCTTTACCAGTTGTGAAGTCTTTGCTTGGTCCTTATTTAGTTTTCCTATCGTCAACTGTCAGCGG GTATGAAGGAACTGGTAGATCTTTATCACTGAAACTCCTCCAACAATTAGATGAGCAAAGCCGGGCTCCATCCACTGGTCTTGATGGCTCTCTTTCTG TTACTTTGGCAGGTTGTCTTTTCAAGAAGATAGAACTTAATGAGTCTATTAGATACGCTTCCGGAGATCCAATAGAATCCTGGCTAAATGGCTTACTTTGCCTTGACGTTGCTACTAGTCTGCCCAATCCTTCATG CCATCCTCCGCCAAGTGAATGTGATCTCTATTATGTCAACCGAGACACGCTCTTTTCTTATCACAAAGATAGTGAACTGTTTCTACAG AGGATGATGGCGCTATGTGTCTCGTCCCACTACAAGAACTCTCCTAATGATCTTCAACTGCTGGCTGATGCTCCTGCAcatcatttatttgttttacttG GGCCTGTTGATGAGTCCCAAAGCAAACTTCCTGATATACTCTGTGTTATCCAG GTCTGTCTGGAAGGACAGATATCTCAGAGCTCAGCTCTCAAAAGTTTAAGAGATGGTCATTCACCATATGGAGACCAGATTCCATGGAAATTCTGTGAACAGTTCCGGGACATTGAATTTCCACATCTCTCTGGTGCTCGGATTGTACGCATAGCAGTCCACCCTAACGCCATGAAG ATGGGATATGGTTCTGCTGCAGTTGAGCTCTTAACCAG ATATTTTGAGGGCCAGATTTCTCCAATCTTAGAAGCAGATAATGAAGCTGATGTTGAGCATTCACCCATTAGAGTTACTGAGGCTGCTGAGAAG GTCTCCATGCTCGAGGAGCAAGTAAAGCCTCGCACAAATCTTCCACCTCTACTGGTTCCACTCAATGAAAGACGACCTGAGAGGCTCCACTACATTGGTGTCTCCTTTGGTCTTACTTTGGACCTATTCCGGTTCTGGAGAAAGCAAAATTTTGCTCCTTTCTACGTTAGCCAGATCCCA AGTGCTGTGACTGGTGAGCACACAAGCATGCTTTTAAAACCTTTAAAGAATGACGAGCTAGAAGTCAACGAGTCCGAGGAGTTGGGTTTCTTTGCTCCCTTCTATAAAG ATTTCCGGATAAGGTTCTCTAAGCTTTTGAGTGATAAATTCAAGAAGATGGATTATAAACTTGCAATGAG TGTCTTAAACCCCAAGATCAACTTCACAGGGATTGATTCATCAGACGGATTTTTGAAGACACTTGACGGTGTACTTTCTCCATTTGATATGGAGAGGCTCAGAGTATTCACCAACAATATGACCGACTTCAATCTG GTTTATGACATCTGCAAAACATTGGCACATCAGTATTTTGAAGAGAAGATCCCTGTATCACTGTCATATGTTCAGGCATCAGTATTGCTGTGCTTGGGATTGCAGGAGACAGAGTTCTCTAGCATTGAG AGACAAATGCAGTTGGAGAGGGGACAGATACACTCTCTTCTCTTGAAAGTCTTAAGGGAGTTATACAAGTATCTGAACGGGATTGCAGCAAAGGAGATTGAATTAACCCGCCCTCGTTTGCAAAGG AGAGTGCTTGAACCTCACAATGTATCGGTTGATGATGATCTCAGAGAAGGAGCAAAACAAGTCGAG GAACAAATGATGGAAGAGAAGACTGAAGGATCGATGGATGCAGAGTTTCAAGAATATGTAATTGGAGACAAAGAAGCTGAGGCTCTGAAACATTCAAAGATCCCTGCAAGTGGTATTGTCAGTATTGAGTCTGCCAAATTGGAGAATCAAAATGGTTCTGCTAAATCCACCAAAAAGAGAAGCAAGGATAAGCATTCCTCTGAGTCTAAATCCAAATCTTCCAAGAAGAGAAAAGCCTGA